A part of Cervus elaphus chromosome 11, mCerEla1.1, whole genome shotgun sequence genomic DNA contains:
- the AGBL5 gene encoding cytosolic carboxypeptidase-like protein 5 isoform X1, with the protein MELRCGGLLFSSRFDSGNLAHVEKVESVSNDGEGVAGGPSASTSSIASSPDYEFNVWTRPDCAETEFENGNRSWFYFSVRGGTPGKLIKINIMNMNKQSKLYSQGMAPFVRTLPTRPRWERIRDRPTFEMTETQFVLSFVHRFVEGRGATTFFAFCYPFSYSDCQDLLNQLDQRFLENNPTHSSPLDTIYYHRETLCYSLDGLRVDLLTISSCHGLREDREPRLEQLFPDASTPRPFRFTGKRIFFLSSRVHPGETPSSFVFNGFLDFILRPDDPRAQTLRRLFVFKLIPMLNPDGVVRGHYRTDSRGVNLNRQYLKPDAVLHPAIYGAKAVLLYHHVHSRLNSQSPSEHQHSSHLPPDAPLSDPEKADSLQNRAHLGRSSSGDKPEAWTQTEADEQKPNSMWIMPQESAEVEQLAPDAIPPRESGVAYYVDLHGHASKRGCFMYGNSFSDENTQVENMLYPKLISLNSAHFDFQGCNFSEKNMYARDRRDGQSKEGSGRVAIYKASGIIHSYTLECNYNTGRSVNSIPAACHDNGRASPPPPPAFPSRYTVELFEQVGRAMAIAALDMAECNPWPRIVLSEHSSLTNLRAWMLKHVRSSRGLSTAVSVGVSKRRGSRTPPRSNNGLPVSCSENTLSRARSFSTGTSAGGSSSSQQNSPQMKNSPSFPFHGSRPAGLPGLGSSTQKVSHRVLGPVREPRSQDRRRRQQPMTHRPTSSSLAPSPTPASSNLASSHMGSCLLPNSLSISGSSCSFLSSGDKTEAVMVIGKGLLGAGPRIPCIRTRLQARPRLAQGSPPTRRGMRGSSGPTSPIPQTKESSEPELGPRCTPRLPQAGPPRPRSAPAFSPISCSLSDSQSRICYSGGPLGQTEVCFVPKSPPFTVSPRV; encoded by the exons ATGGAGCTGCGCTGTGGGGGATTGCTGTTCAGTTCTCGCTTTGATTCAGGGAACCTAGCCCATGTGGAGAAGGTGGAATCTGTGTCTAATGATGGGGAAGGAGTAGCAGGTGGGCCCTCAGCCTCCACCAGCAGCATTGCCTCTTCCCCTGACTATGAATTCAATGTGTGGACCCGACCGGACTGTGCTGAAACAGAATTTGAGAATGGGAACAG GTCATGGTTCTACTTCAGCGTCCGAGGAGGAACTCCAGGGAAACTCATCAAGATCAACATCATGAACATGAACAAGCAAAGCAAGCTGTATTCCCAGGGCATGGCTCCCTTTGTGCGTACACTGCCCACTCGGCCACGCTGGGAACGCATTCGAGACCGGCCTACCTTTGAG ATGACAGAGACGCAGTTTGTGTTATCCTTCGTTCACCGTTTCGTGGAAGGCCGTGGAGCCACCACCTTCTTCGCCTTCTGCTACCCGTTCTCCTACAGTGACTGCCAGGATTTGCTAAACCAGCTAGACCAGCGCTTTCTGGAGAACAACCCTACCCATAGCAG CCCTCTGGATACCATCTATTACCACCGGGAGACCCTCTGCTATTCTCTGGATGGACTTCGTGTAGATCTACTGACGATCAGTTCCTGCCATGGGCTTCGAGAAGATCGAGAGCCCCGTCTAGAGCAGCTATTTCCTGATGCCAGCACCCCCCGACCATTCCGTTTCACAGGCAAGAGA ATATTCTTCTTAAGCAGTAGGGTACACCCTGGGGAGACTCCATCTAGCTTTGTCTTCAACGGTTTTCTGGACTTCATTCTTCGACCTGACGACCCCCGGGCCCAAACCCTACGTCGCCTGTTTGTCTTTAAGCTGATTCCCATGTTGAACCCCGATGGGGTCGTCCGGGGTCACTACCG CACAGACTCACGTGGAGTGAATCTGAACCGTCAGTACCTAAAGCCTGATGCAGTCCTACACCCGGCCATCTATGGGGCTAAAGCTGTGCTTCTCTACCACCACGTGCACTCCCGTTTGAACTCCCAGAGTCCCTCTGAGCACCAGCACAGTTCCCATCTCCCTCCTGATGCTCCCCTCTCTGACCCTGAGAAAGCCGACAGTCTCCAAAACAGAGCTCATCTTGGGCGCTCGTCCAGTGGGGATAAACCTGAGGCATGGACACAGACTGAGGCAGACGAGCAGAAGCCCAACAGCATGTGGATTATGCCACAGGAGTCAGCTGAGGTGGAGCAGCTGGCCCCCGATGCCATCCCCCCCAGAGAGAGCGGTGTTGCTTACTACGTGGACCTGCATGGACATGCTTCCAAAAGGGGCTGCTTCATGTATGGAAACAGCTTTAGTGACGAGAACACCCAG GTGGAAAATATGCTGTATCCAAAGCTCATCTCCTTGAACTCAGCCCACTTTGACTTCCAGGGCTGCAATTTCTCAGAGAAGAACATGTATGCCCGAGACCGCAGAGATGGCCAGTCTAAAGAGGGAAGCGGCCGGGTTGCAATCTACAAAGCCTCAGGGATAATCCACAG CTACACACTTGAATGCAACTACAACACTGGACGCTCAGTAAACAGCATCCCTGCCGCCTGCCATGACAATGGGCgtgccagcccccctcccccgccggcCTTCCCCTCCAGATACACTGTGGAACTGTTTGAGCAG GTGGGACGAGCCATGGCCATTGCAGCTCTGGACATGGCGGAGTGCAACCCGTGGCCCCGGATTGTGCTGTCGGAGCACAGCAGCCTCACAAACCTCCGGGCCTGGATGCTGAAACACGTGCGCAGCAGCCGAGGCCTGAGCACCGCTGTGAGCGTGGGCGTCAGCAAGAGGAGAGGCTCTCGAACTCCACCCAGGAGTAACAA CGGACTGCCTGTTTCCTGCTCTGAAAACACCTTGAGCCGCGCACGAAGTTTTAGTACTGGCACAAGTGCTGGtggtagcagcagcagccaacaaAATTCTCCACAGATGAAGAACTCCCCCAGCTTTCCTTTTCATGGCAGCCGGCCTGCGGGGCTGCCAGGCCTGGGCTCTAGCACCCAAAAGGTCAGCCACCGGGTGCTGGGCCCCGTCAGAG AGCCCCGAAGCCAGGACAGGAGACGGCGGCAGCAGCCAATGACCCATCGCCCTACTTCAAGCAGCCTGgccccatccccaactcctgctAGTTCTAACCTAGCCTCTTCACACATGGGCTCCTGCCTACTGCCCAACTCACTCAGCATATCAG GGAGCAGCTGCTCATTCCTGTCTTCAGGAGACAAGACAGAGGCCGTCATGGTGATTGGGAAAGGTCTGCTGGGGGCTGGACCTCGGATCCCCTGTATTAGGACCCGACTGCAG GCTAGGCCCAGGTTGGCCCAGGGCTCACCACCGACTCGCAGAGGGATGAGAGGCTCTTCGGGCCCCACATCCCCTATCCCCCAGACCAAGGAGAGCAGTGAGCCGGAGCTGGGACCCCGCTGCACACCACG GCTGCCTCAGGCCGGGCCCCCACGGCCCCGCTCCGCCCCTGCCTTTTCTCCTATTTCCTGTAGTCTGTCTGACTCCCAGTCTCGGATTTGTTATAGTGGGGGGCCCTTGGGCCAAACCGAGGTTTGTTTTGTCCCTAAATCTCCCCCATTCACTGTTTCTCCCCGGGTCTGA
- the AGBL5 gene encoding cytosolic carboxypeptidase-like protein 5 isoform X2: MELRCGGLLFSSRFDSGNLAHVEKVESVSNDGEGVAGGPSASTSSIASSPDYEFNVWTRPDCAETEFENGNRSWFYFSVRGGTPGKLIKINIMNMNKQSKLYSQGMAPFVRTLPTRPRWERIRDRPTFEMTETQFVLSFVHRFVEGRGATTFFAFCYPFSYSDCQDLLNQLDQRFLENNPTHSSPLDTIYYHRETLCYSLDGLRVDLLTISSCHGLREDREPRLEQLFPDASTPRPFRFTGKRIFFLSSRVHPGETPSSFVFNGFLDFILRPDDPRAQTLRRLFVFKLIPMLNPDGVVRGHYRTDSRGVNLNRQYLKPDAVLHPAIYGAKAVLLYHHVHSRLNSQSPSEHQHSSHLPPDAPLSDPEKADSLQNRAHLGRSSSGDKPEAWTQTEADEQKPNSMWIMPQESAEVEQLAPDAIPPRESGVAYYVDLHGHASKRGCFMYGNSFSDENTQGCNFSEKNMYARDRRDGQSKEGSGRVAIYKASGIIHSYTLECNYNTGRSVNSIPAACHDNGRASPPPPPAFPSRYTVELFEQVGRAMAIAALDMAECNPWPRIVLSEHSSLTNLRAWMLKHVRSSRGLSTAVSVGVSKRRGSRTPPRSNNGLPVSCSENTLSRARSFSTGTSAGGSSSSQQNSPQMKNSPSFPFHGSRPAGLPGLGSSTQKVSHRVLGPVREPRSQDRRRRQQPMTHRPTSSSLAPSPTPASSNLASSHMGSCLLPNSLSISGSSCSFLSSGDKTEAVMVIGKGLLGAGPRIPCIRTRLQARPRLAQGSPPTRRGMRGSSGPTSPIPQTKESSEPELGPRCTPRLPQAGPPRPRSAPAFSPISCSLSDSQSRICYSGGPLGQTEVCFVPKSPPFTVSPRV, encoded by the exons ATGGAGCTGCGCTGTGGGGGATTGCTGTTCAGTTCTCGCTTTGATTCAGGGAACCTAGCCCATGTGGAGAAGGTGGAATCTGTGTCTAATGATGGGGAAGGAGTAGCAGGTGGGCCCTCAGCCTCCACCAGCAGCATTGCCTCTTCCCCTGACTATGAATTCAATGTGTGGACCCGACCGGACTGTGCTGAAACAGAATTTGAGAATGGGAACAG GTCATGGTTCTACTTCAGCGTCCGAGGAGGAACTCCAGGGAAACTCATCAAGATCAACATCATGAACATGAACAAGCAAAGCAAGCTGTATTCCCAGGGCATGGCTCCCTTTGTGCGTACACTGCCCACTCGGCCACGCTGGGAACGCATTCGAGACCGGCCTACCTTTGAG ATGACAGAGACGCAGTTTGTGTTATCCTTCGTTCACCGTTTCGTGGAAGGCCGTGGAGCCACCACCTTCTTCGCCTTCTGCTACCCGTTCTCCTACAGTGACTGCCAGGATTTGCTAAACCAGCTAGACCAGCGCTTTCTGGAGAACAACCCTACCCATAGCAG CCCTCTGGATACCATCTATTACCACCGGGAGACCCTCTGCTATTCTCTGGATGGACTTCGTGTAGATCTACTGACGATCAGTTCCTGCCATGGGCTTCGAGAAGATCGAGAGCCCCGTCTAGAGCAGCTATTTCCTGATGCCAGCACCCCCCGACCATTCCGTTTCACAGGCAAGAGA ATATTCTTCTTAAGCAGTAGGGTACACCCTGGGGAGACTCCATCTAGCTTTGTCTTCAACGGTTTTCTGGACTTCATTCTTCGACCTGACGACCCCCGGGCCCAAACCCTACGTCGCCTGTTTGTCTTTAAGCTGATTCCCATGTTGAACCCCGATGGGGTCGTCCGGGGTCACTACCG CACAGACTCACGTGGAGTGAATCTGAACCGTCAGTACCTAAAGCCTGATGCAGTCCTACACCCGGCCATCTATGGGGCTAAAGCTGTGCTTCTCTACCACCACGTGCACTCCCGTTTGAACTCCCAGAGTCCCTCTGAGCACCAGCACAGTTCCCATCTCCCTCCTGATGCTCCCCTCTCTGACCCTGAGAAAGCCGACAGTCTCCAAAACAGAGCTCATCTTGGGCGCTCGTCCAGTGGGGATAAACCTGAGGCATGGACACAGACTGAGGCAGACGAGCAGAAGCCCAACAGCATGTGGATTATGCCACAGGAGTCAGCTGAGGTGGAGCAGCTGGCCCCCGATGCCATCCCCCCCAGAGAGAGCGGTGTTGCTTACTACGTGGACCTGCATGGACATGCTTCCAAAAGGGGCTGCTTCATGTATGGAAACAGCTTTAGTGACGAGAACACCCAG GGCTGCAATTTCTCAGAGAAGAACATGTATGCCCGAGACCGCAGAGATGGCCAGTCTAAAGAGGGAAGCGGCCGGGTTGCAATCTACAAAGCCTCAGGGATAATCCACAG CTACACACTTGAATGCAACTACAACACTGGACGCTCAGTAAACAGCATCCCTGCCGCCTGCCATGACAATGGGCgtgccagcccccctcccccgccggcCTTCCCCTCCAGATACACTGTGGAACTGTTTGAGCAG GTGGGACGAGCCATGGCCATTGCAGCTCTGGACATGGCGGAGTGCAACCCGTGGCCCCGGATTGTGCTGTCGGAGCACAGCAGCCTCACAAACCTCCGGGCCTGGATGCTGAAACACGTGCGCAGCAGCCGAGGCCTGAGCACCGCTGTGAGCGTGGGCGTCAGCAAGAGGAGAGGCTCTCGAACTCCACCCAGGAGTAACAA CGGACTGCCTGTTTCCTGCTCTGAAAACACCTTGAGCCGCGCACGAAGTTTTAGTACTGGCACAAGTGCTGGtggtagcagcagcagccaacaaAATTCTCCACAGATGAAGAACTCCCCCAGCTTTCCTTTTCATGGCAGCCGGCCTGCGGGGCTGCCAGGCCTGGGCTCTAGCACCCAAAAGGTCAGCCACCGGGTGCTGGGCCCCGTCAGAG AGCCCCGAAGCCAGGACAGGAGACGGCGGCAGCAGCCAATGACCCATCGCCCTACTTCAAGCAGCCTGgccccatccccaactcctgctAGTTCTAACCTAGCCTCTTCACACATGGGCTCCTGCCTACTGCCCAACTCACTCAGCATATCAG GGAGCAGCTGCTCATTCCTGTCTTCAGGAGACAAGACAGAGGCCGTCATGGTGATTGGGAAAGGTCTGCTGGGGGCTGGACCTCGGATCCCCTGTATTAGGACCCGACTGCAG GCTAGGCCCAGGTTGGCCCAGGGCTCACCACCGACTCGCAGAGGGATGAGAGGCTCTTCGGGCCCCACATCCCCTATCCCCCAGACCAAGGAGAGCAGTGAGCCGGAGCTGGGACCCCGCTGCACACCACG GCTGCCTCAGGCCGGGCCCCCACGGCCCCGCTCCGCCCCTGCCTTTTCTCCTATTTCCTGTAGTCTGTCTGACTCCCAGTCTCGGATTTGTTATAGTGGGGGGCCCTTGGGCCAAACCGAGGTTTGTTTTGTCCCTAAATCTCCCCCATTCACTGTTTCTCCCCGGGTCTGA
- the OST4 gene encoding dolichyl-diphosphooligosaccharide--protein glycosyltransferase subunit 4 isoform X1, which translates to MPCLEPNWRCKLPVQVSYLKIDPRPRRNRAQLISMITDVQLAIFANMLGVSLFLLVVLYHYVAVNNPKKQE; encoded by the exons ATGCCTTGTTTGGAGCCGAATTGGCGCTGCAAACTTCCGGTTCAGGTTTCCTACCTCAAGATAGACCCCAGACCGCGTCGGAACCGAGCCCAGCTGATCAG CATGATCACGGACGTGCAGCTCGCCATCTTCGCCAACATGCTGGGCGTGTCGCTCTTCCTGCTTGTCGTTCTCTATCACTACGTGGCCGTCAACAATCCCAAGAAGCAGGAATGA
- the OST4 gene encoding dolichyl-diphosphooligosaccharide--protein glycosyltransferase subunit 4 isoform X2, which translates to MITDVQLAIFANMLGVSLFLLVVLYHYVAVNNPKKQE; encoded by the coding sequence ATGATCACGGACGTGCAGCTCGCCATCTTCGCCAACATGCTGGGCGTGTCGCTCTTCCTGCTTGTCGTTCTCTATCACTACGTGGCCGTCAACAATCCCAAGAAGCAGGAATGA
- the EMILIN1 gene encoding EMILIN-1 — translation MAPGTLWSCYLCCLLTTAVGAASYPPRGYSLYTGSGGALSSGGTQAQSAPRPASRHRNWCAYVVTRTVSCVLEDGVETFIKPDYQPCGWGQPQCSRSIMYRSFLRPRYRVAYKTVTDMEWRCCQGYGGDDCAEGPAPALGPVPTTPRPRPQPARPNLSGSSAGSHLSGLGGEGPGESEKVQQLEEQVQSLTKELQGLRGVLQGLSGRLTEDVQRAVETAFNGRQQPADAAARPGVHETLNEIQQQLQLLDNRVSTHDQELGHLNNHHSGGGSGRAPVPTPAPPGHSEELLRELEQRLQESCSVCLAGLDGFRRQQQQDRERLRALEKLLASVEERQRHLAGQALGRWAPQECCPPELGRRLAELERRLDVVAGSVTVLSGRRGTHLGGASGQGGHPPGYTSLASRLSRLEDRFNSTLGPSEEQEEGWPGRPGGLGHWLPAARGKLEKLEGQLANVSGELGGRLNQLEEQVAGAVQACGQLCSGAPGEQDSQVREILSALERRVLDSEGQLRLVGSDLHKLGAAGEAQQTALEQLQGAVGLLHGRVDALGETAAEFTLQLNLTAARLGQLEGLLQARGEEGCGACGGVQEELGRLRDGVERCSCPLLPPRGPGAGPGVGGPSRGPLDGFSVFGGSSGSALQALQGELSEVILTFSSLNDSLHELQTTVEGQGADLADLGATKDRIISEINRLQQEATEHATESEERFRGLEEGQAQAGQCPSLEGRLGRLEGVCERLDTVAGGLQGLREGLSRHVAGLWAGLRETNSTSQTQAALLEKLLEGQAGLGKRLGTLNSSLLLLEDQLHQLSLKDLTGPAGEAGPPGPPGMQGPPGPAGPPGPPGKDGQKGPMGPPGPQGEQGPEGAPAASVPRVAFSAALSLPRSEPGTVPFDRVLLNDGGYYDPETGVFTAPLAGRYLLSAVLTGHRHEKVEAVLSRSNLGVARIDSGGYEPEGLENKPVAESQPSPGALGVFSLILPLQVGDTVCIDLVMGQLAHSEEPLTIFSGALLYGDLELEQA, via the exons ATGGCCCCCGGAACCCTCTGGAGCTGCTACCTCTGCTGCCTGCTGACCACCGCTGTGGGGGCAGCCAGCTATCCTCCTCGCGGCTACAGCCTCTACACTGGGAGTGGCGGGGCCCTCAGCTCTGGGGGCACCCAGGCCCAGAGTGCCCCCCGACCTGCCAGCCGCCACAG GAACTGGTGTGCCTATGTGGTGACCCGGACAGTGAGCTGTGTCCTTGAGGATGGAGTGGAGACCTTCATCAAGCCCGACTACCAGCCCTGTGGCTGGGGCCAGCCCCAGTGTTCCCGCAGCATCAT gTACCGCAGCTTCCTCCGTCCTCGCTACCGTGTGGCCTACAAAACGGTGACAGATATGGAATGGAGGTGCTGCCAGGGGTACGGGGGTGATGACTGTGCAGAGGGCCCTGCTCCGGCGCTGGGCCCCGTACCCACCACACCGCGGCCCCGGCCCCAGCCCGCCCGCCCCAACCTCTCCGGCTCCAGTGCAGGCAGCCACCTGAGTGGACTGGGAGGGGAAG GTCCTGGGGAGTCCGAGAAGGTCCAGCAGCTGGAAGAGCAGGTGCAGAGCCTGACAAAGGAGCTGCAGGGCCTTCGGGGTGTCCTGCAGGGACTGAGTGGGCGCCTGACCGAAGATGTCCAGAGGGCTGTGGAGACGGCCTTTAATGGGAGGCAGCAGCCGGCAGATGCAGCGGCCCGCCCGGGTGTGCACGAAACCCTCAATGAGATCCAGCAGCAGCTGCAACTCCTGGACAACCGCGTCTCCACCCACGACCAGGAGCTAGGCCATCTGAATAACCACCACAGCGGCGGAGGCAGCGGCAGGGCTCCGGTCCCGACCCCGGCCCCTCCCGGCCACAGCGAGGAGCTGCTGCGGGAGCTGGAGCAGCGGCTGCAGGAGTCGTGCTCAGTGTGCCTGGCGGGGCTGGATGGCTTTCGacggcagcagcagcaagacagGGAGCGGCTGCGCGCACTGGAGAAGCTACTGGCCTCCGTGGAAGAGCGGCAGCGGCACCTCGCGGGGCAGGCCCTGGGCCGCTGGGCCCCTCAGGAATGCTGCCCTCCAGAGCTGGGCCGGCGACTGGCCGAGCTGGAGCGGAGGCTGGATGTTGTGGCTGGCTCGGTGACAGTGCTGAGCGGGCGGCGAGGCACCCACCTGGGAGGAGCATCTGGGCAGGGCGGCCACCCACCAGGCTACACCAGCTTAGCATCCCGCCTCTCCCGCCTGGAGGACCGATTCAACTCTACCTTGGGCCCCTCGGAGGAACAGGAGGAGGGCTGGCCGGGGCGTCCTGGGGGGCTGGGCCACTGGCTGCCTGCTGCCCGGGGCAAACTAGAGAAGCTGGAGGGGCAGCTGGCCAATGTGAGCGGGGAGCTGGGGGGGCGGCTGAATCAGCTGGAAGAGCAGGTGGCAGGGGCAGTGCAGGCATGTGGGCAGCTCTGCTCTGGGGCCCCCGGGGAGCAGGACTCccaggtcagggagatcctcAGTGCCTTGGAGCGCAGGGTGCTGGACAGTGAGGGACAGCTGAGGCTGGTGGGCTCAGACCTGCACAAGCTGGGAGCAGCTGGGGAGGCCCAGCAGACCGCGCTGGAGCAACTGCAAGGGGCAGTGGGCCTGCTCCACGGTCGTGTCGATGCACTGGGCGAGACGGCTGCAGAGTTCACACTACAGCTGAACCTCACAGCGGCACGGCTGGGCCAACTGGAGGGGCTGCTGCAGGCCCGAGGGGAGGAGGGTTGTGGCGCCTGCGGAGGGGTCCAAGAGGAACTCGGTCGCCTGCGGGATGGTGTGGAGCGCTGCTCCTGCCCACTGTTACCTCCCCGGGGCCCTGGGGCCGGCCCTGGGGTCGGGGGACCCAGCCGTGGGCCGCTGGATGGCTTCAGTGTGTTCGGGGGCAGCTCAGGCTCAGCCCTCCAGGCCCTGCAAGGAGAGCTGTCTGAGGTCATTCTCACCTTCAGCTCCCTCAATGACTCACTGCATGAGCTGCAGACCACCGTGGAGGGCCAGGGTGCTGATCTGGCTGACCTGGGAGCCACCAAGGACCGAATCATCTCTGAGATCAATAGGCTGCAACAGGAGGCCACAGAGCATGCCACAGAGAGTGAGGAGCGCTTCCGAGGCCTGGAGGAGGGACAGGCACAGGCCGGCCAGTGCCCCAGCCTGGAGGGGCGACTGGGCCGCCTGGAGGGAGTCTGTGAGCGGCTGGACACGGTGGCCGGGGGACTGCAGGGCCTGCGTGAAGGCCTTTCCAGACACGTGGCTGGGCTCTGGGCTGGGCTACGGGAAACCAACAGCACCAGCCAGACACAGGCAGCCTTGCTGGAGAAGCTGCTGGAGGGGCAGGCCGGCCTAGGCAAGCGGCTGGGTACCCTTAAtagctccctgctgctgctggaggACCAGCTTCACCAGCTCAGCCTGAAGGACCTCACCG GGCCAGCAGGTGAGGCTGGGCCGCCAGGGCCTCCTGGGATGCAGGGACCCCCTGGCCCTGCTGGGCCTCCAGGACCTCCAGGCAAGGATGGACAAAAGGGGCCCATGGGGCCACCAG GTCCCCAAGGTGAACAGG gacctgAGGGGGCACCAGCAGCCTCCGTGCCCCGGGTAGCCTTTTCAGCTGCCCTGAGCTTGCCCCGGTCTGAACCAGGCACAGTGCCCTTCGACAGAGTCCTGCTCAATGATGGGGGCTACTACGATCCAGAGACTG GCGTGTTCACGGCACCACTGGCCGGGCGCTACTTGCTGAGCGCAGTGCTGACGGGGCACCGGCACGAGAAGGTGGAGGCCGTGCTGTCCCGCTCCAACCTGGGCGTGGCCCGCATAGACTCTGGTGGCTACGAGCCCGAGGGCCTGGAGAATAAGCCGGTGGCCGAGAGCCAGCCTAGCCCGGGCGCCCTAGGCGTGTTCAGCCTCATCCTGCCGCTGCAGGTCGGGGACACGGTCTGCATCGACCTGGTCATGGGGCAGCTGGCGCACTCGGAGGAACCGCTCACCATTTTCAGCGGAGCCCTGCTCTACGGAGACCTGGAGCTCGAACAGGCGTAG